atgatggacgacaaggttaaggatggactagttctaagtatcgtttggaattgaagagacacttagagtagtttagtactttgtttttcctttggccatactattaaggggggtatggacgggtagcttgacctaggtgagtctagtgagttaggtgtggtgcacacttgctaaatctagcactcggtagctccaaaatagcccttagatccaatggagcaaacttcatttacgtatgatcgagagttagaagtgaatggagggtcaaatactgaccggacgctggctctggtgtgaccagacactggctcagggtccggtcagttcatttgaccgaggtgttttcgtctggtgcgaccggatgctgagaggtcaagtgaccaaatgctgagggccagcgtccggtcgactccagtaaggttccacagAGGAAAAatcttgaccggacgtgtccgatcacactgtaaactctagagttcggggtgaactgaccggcgtgtccggtcaacatgaccggagcgtccggtcaccccacagaggcacataacggttcattttagcccatgttataaacacttcctccattcgtgtgtgggggtacttttgctcattccaacagctgagaaacaactttgagagtaccaagaagagcaaggtcctagtgaggtgattaagatttaagaatcccaaagagagccctcattagtgagatcaagagtagcaaagtgtgcatccatccttctcattaggcttgtcgtgttaagtgagagttcgtgtttgttactcttggtgatcgccatcacctagacggcttggtagtgattagagagcttagtgatcattcggcagagcttgtggatgacccaactcaagttgtgagcggttgtgggtgattcaccgtgatagagtgtcgaagaatcaacccgtagagagcacttaatccttgcgcggatcaagggggagctacacccttgtgcgagtgctccaacgaggactagtgggaagtggcgactctcgatacctcggtaaaacatcgccgtgttcctccttctctctttactttgagcatttactttgagcaattcaattcttgtcatttacattcctagaattatcatgctagagtaggattagaacttagggtgctaaacttttgtgtgttacatcaatagaaacactttctaggcacaagggtttaattaggctaaccgtagagtttaattattacaaagaaatttagaattagtccaattcacccctcctcttgggcatcttgatcctttcaacatgGATATTGCATAAGTAGATTGGTGTGTTGCTTATGTTGTAATGGTTGTGCActtatgttgcaagcttccgttctcaatgtttcatctattttttccgacgcgtgttgcaagtgtgtttatcagGATATTGCatttgtttcatctggatgttgtatatcatTTGCAATGGCTTTTTCAAGCGTTTTTCAGGTCTTTTTACaaatgtttcagacatatgttgcaagtgtttcaactattttgaacttatgttgcaaatgtttcatttgaatgtttgaaaagtagatcgggtgttgtatCTCCCTCCTCGCCTTTTGCTACCTCATCTTAGTGTCTCCTcctcttctcgatgctggtgatGTTCGGGTGGTGTGGGCCTGCATGGGGGTGGGCTATTGATCGTAGGACGccagcctagttagcaatggtcattttCTAAAACTATTTTCATATAAACTAAACTTGTCTTGCTCCTTCTATGCtctatttataaaagtatttcaCCGGAGCCCTTTGTTCTTCAAGATCAATGAAGGAGTTCAAGATTCTACTTCGAGAGTTGAAGTTGTTTGACGAGATGAAGATCTCAACGTGAAGCCATCAATAAGAATCATTCCTGTCAAGACCGAAGATTTTCAAGACCGTTCTATCCTATGCCCTTTATAGGAAGTTTTTGAGCCTAGGCGCTTTTAGGTCAGTAACGATAATAAGTTGTATGCTAGTGTGCTTTCCATTAAGGACCCTATCATTTTAGTGTGCATTTAAGCGGTTGTTTGATTTGTTGTTATGAACTTGagtgatttgtttttttttaatgagTGTAGTTTCagcgaatctcgggacgagattcctaTTAAGGGGTAGTCTGTCACGCCCCAAAATTTTAATTTTGGGTTGTTAAtaaaaaacactaaataaaataaataattttataTGTTTTCTAAAAATTTACAAGATTTATTTAGTTGACAATTTAAAGTGTAAAAATACGTTTTTccaaaaaatttagaatttaatTTCATATGTTCGTTTGCACTCATGCCTTTGCATTAAACTTTATTGGGTAAAAGATGGATTTAGAAATCCGATTAGGACGCTAATAGGTTTTTGTTCTATTTATAAAGTAAAAAAATGCTTCAAAGTATAGTTtaaattatttcaaaattttatttAAATATTTTTGAAATCACAAATAATATTAAAATCAAGTTTTATAGTTTTGCAAACCAAGTTCATGCATTGTATCGTCTCTTCCTTGGCCCTTTAATCTCCTTCTCTACTAAATGTGCAAGTCACTTTTTTCCCCTGGACCTCTTTTCCTTGCACGTCATTTAATCTCAAGCATGCATGTACCACCAGCAAATAAGCCAGCCAAGTCTTCTTGTCACGCATGCGCCGCGGATCACCATTATTGCCTTCCTCTTTGAGCGTTACCTGTCATCCTGTTGCATGCCATGACCGCTTAAGAAAGTATTTTTTCTAGTGGATCAATAAAACTCCACCGATGCCCAGTTGTCCACAAACAAGCACAACTGATTGCTTCATTTATCTTCTATCAGTTTCCACCCCACAAAATATGAATCGCATGTAGTGGCAAGTGGCAACGGAAGCTCCACCATCAATCACATGCTGGCTGCTAACCTCTCTCTCCCTATAAATAGAGCAGCACACTTTGGGTCACCCATGCTCACACAGAATCTCGGCACCTCCTCATACCCCGTCTCTCCCTACAGAAGCAATTCCATCGTCATCGTTACTTCGTACTCGCCGCGCTGCCGCTGTGTGCTGGTGAGGTTTCCTCTTGCTCGTCCATATCAAGAATGGTTGTTGCAGTCTATAATTTTGTTTGTTTGTTAAGAATTACATAGTACAACGTAGACATCCACAATATGTACGCATGCTCACTCCTATAAACATACGTACGTAAACCCTAcctctatgagcacctccgaaggactaagccggcagatctcgagattcacgaagtcaccactgacgtctcgctgtcgacggggacgtcgcctaccactaaaagcatagcgccgttaaatcctaaaataaattcgaaaaaatacgagcacccgtaCCAAGTCAAGAATTTAAATCCGGTTGGACAGGTTTTACCACGAGAAAAAAATGCAGAGTTTAAATTTGAATCCCATGTTGGGATTTACTAGAACTTGCTTTTATCACCCTCGAAACCCCTAGGTTGGATGGGTAGAATCATGCTTAGCCTTGCATTCTTGGGTTGGGAAGGTTTAATATTAATTTTGACTAATGAGCTATGCAACTTTTATGTGGATTGGTAACCCGTTGGTGGTAGTAACATGGTGAGTAGGTAAATCCGACAGGATGGACCGTTTGGTTGAGGTTGGTTTATGCCATGGTATGGCGGCTGATGTTGGTGGATTGGGTTTGTGCTAGTATCATGTCTGGATCCCAAGGACCGGTTCTCGAAGCCTGTAACCCGCTTAACAGCGCAACCACGAGCTTTGGAATAGGACGGACCTGGCCAATTAATTAGTTCCTCCGAGTTATGCTACATCGAGTTTGTTTAGTGGCACAAGAGCAATCCCCTGGGGTCTTTGACTTATGTAGGGGGTAAATGTAACAtcactggtgttacgagcttgcttagcactgaGATTTAGGTCCGGGAAGGATTAGTCTAACAAGTTtctgggttttaaaaatttataacgcacgtgaggcgaaaaacaatttctatgaataaggatcaaacataacttgtatttagtacttaaataaaaattgaagtacaagtttagtagatgaaaatgcaactttaactttaagaaaatagatgttgttaactagtgatTTGGGAGCTCAAAGATCAaattgacgttaagataagctcttttggttaagttggcaaacacttgaactatggttaaaatactatttttggcgaattatattgagcaaaatagttaaatgatgcttaaatattttgctcctacgggttaatataaggtatggactattgcatgaagtatttgttggttgaagttaacaaggtttagatctaATAAAAATTGCgataaaagagttaatggttacttagcctcAATTGAAATCCTTAACTTCCTAGGTATGAAAAAGTAGTAAAACAGTgatattttgacatttaatttctaacaaaaatatttaaacactagttgcatgttttggtattgttgattgcatcaaagtgagtgcttgagcatggcataggtcgacATTGTGTTGGATGTCAAGTTGTTCGCTCTAAAATTGCCCTAACTTCACTAGAACGCTTTGTGAACTCTGATTCGGTGCTCGGTTCGTGAACCGGCGTTCAGCATGACGAACCCATGTTGGCACCTCCCTATCTCCCTCTATGGTCGCTCTCTGGACGTGAGGTTTGCTTCGTTAGCTGGGTGTTAGTATCGACTTTAGGTTAGAGAAATTAGTTAAGCCTCGATCGTGATTGTTAGCAGCttttgctttgctttaaaatgcgtgcacgcCAAGTGCTACCTCTCGCCCCGAGTTCGCGGTCACTACGCGCGTGGGCACTGCTGGAGCTGAGCTCAGATCGAGGCTAGGCTGCTGCCGCTGGCCAGCTCGCGCGCCCGGGTGAGGCCGCGCAGCGCCTATGGCCTGGCGTTGGTCGGTCCCAGCTGGCTGCGGCTGGTCTCGCTGCTGCACGTGCGCCGCGCTCGCACGGCTAGCCACTGGGCCACGCCGTGGTTGCGGCTGTATCAAGCGATGGACGTGGTGCTCGCCCCGCCCCTCATTCTACCTACCCTACCTAGTTCTTAGCTAGAACCTTGCCGACGTGACGAGTCGAAGGTCGGACGCAGCGGCGATGAACGTTTCCCTGCCTCGCCCTGTTCCGCTAGCCAACGCCGGTGAGCCCGCTCGGGTTTTGCCGCTTCATTCAAGCGCGTCGTGACAGGCCGCTTCATTCAAGCGTTGGTCTTGTCACCTGTGCGCACGTGCTCTTACTACAGCTATCGGTCGAAGCCAGCATCTTAATTCACTCGAGCTCACTCATGTGCCTCTCCATGACATGACCACAGCGGAGCACCGCGCCCTCTGCCTCTCGATTCGCTTAGCTCAGAGCTTTGCAGTTCAATCCCTTGCACCAGCAAGTGGCCTAGGGAGTCTACTAGCCAGTCGACTCCTATCGAGGCTTTGCCGCGCCTCGGCACGGACGAATTTAATGTTTCCATGGCCGCCGATCACCACGCCTCTGAAATAGAGCAGGACTTGGGGGTATGGCCCTACCCCTCAGTAGGGGTTCAACTAGTTGTTCCTATGAGCTAGACTTGGTCCCCTTGTGCTGTTGCTCACCTTCATTTGACTAGGAACGGCGTGAGTGAGGACCTGACACGTCAGTGTCAACCTTGGAGCGTCGCCGCCCCGCTCGGTTGCACGTGGCCAGACCATTGCAATGCTCCCCTGCTTCAACCGTCAGTAGGGCGTGCACCATGGTGAGCTACTAATGCTCCTCTGCCATCTCTACCTTTCCGTGAGGGCGTAGGATCACCGAAACAGTCGCGCCACCACCGTGGATACCCGCTCGCCGCTGCAACCCACGATAGTGTGCCTCTGAGTCCCTAACCCCCACTCATCCTTGCTCGTTTAGCTATAGATGATGGTCGGCCCCTCACTTTCGTCGTATCGAGGCTAGTTGGCCCGATGTAACCGCCGTTGCCGCCGGTGTGCCACACCGCCGCGCGCGGGCACGCCGAGGGCTGCCCCGTCGCAAAGGCAACATATTTCAGGGTCTTTAATGCAAAGACTGAGTCTGTAGTAATAGTGTTCCATTGCTCCGCGTGACTATCCAAAAGCCCGAGCTCTCTTTTGCAAAACGCGAGCGCGTGCGGGCGCCCCGGCCTTGGGCCATTGCTGGGCCGTCGTGACGCGCGCGCAGCTGCGCCGCGCTAGGCTGCCGGGCCGAAATGGTCGCCACtggcccttttccttttctaagcattttctaatttagcttctaaggtagatttataaattcaatataaaattgtatagttaaccaaaaattgtgaaacaaattttgttaggttcctaaaattgtgaactatctactagtatatttggttcacatagttttgtaatatttctaggagttatctaattaatttaagatgcttaatattataagatataaacttgtatgaatttttgtgatgaattggtgatagtgttggctctgaaacttttacagtaaatccctaatattattaggtgctctctgtaatttttgtagtacCATAATAATTAGCTTACTAGGTAGCTAAATGagtcctagttcaaaaatatatgtttaatcaataaaataccgAAACACCTTAAGAGTTTAGGACTAAAACACTTATTGGGAacacaaagccttacttgatgacATGGATACGTaaactagtacgttagtcattaaagctagcttgtTAGCTTGCGGAGCGTACTCGTATTTGACAGCTGtagttgtcgttgattatttatatctctgtgttgcatccacgtatatcataataggaacaatgatagATTAGGGAGTCGACTGAAATAGcgaaaaagatggtgccttgatgatcgtgtcaccatgatagAATGCTAACTTTTAGTTATATCTTACACAGGCAagcccgatgcataacccctattgttCTGCACTTTATCTTTTGCTTGTgcgttaagttttaaggagttgaataaaaaccacttgcatatatatatatagtcctactagtatgtcaggaccGTGTAGATTGATATGCTAGAGGATCCGGTAGaaatcgagtgattacctgtcactcgcgagagataggaaagatattattgttgttattatattactatcatatggaatatatatgaatgataattggataCCGGGcgaaatggtactttggatctggacttggttaggcattcgagcgaggctcggatttgCACTTGtttcgcctgtgtcggttaaggaccgtccgttgctgtggatttattcaggtcacagacttattatgctgagcacatacttgcttatgggagcggaaatactcgttgctctcttatcatgggttctggctctttctagaccgactaattggaggcggggatggtggaggtctaagcaccacactgagttcggAACTcgagagtgggggcttggagtccaaatttAGACGGAAacttggaccccttgataggagagtggtgggttggtcttgcttgtgcctggggtataagcaggcatatgtttcgaggtacccagttgggatacattggtttacgaatcgccgtgtgatatggtactgacttggctatggtctagcaccttagtaagaactagaatatgaaagatggtaaaatggttctgcttgcttaccacatgcttgaaagtagcatatgtgcttacatagaatggttagttaatgaactaatgatgacagctaataaaattgaatataaggacgcacatttagtaatgcttttcgcagaTGCAACaatccacaagccaaataagtcttacatatccttggagtcttttattttcctcctgtcgggtacgtcttgctgagtataatcgagtactcagggttttatttcccctgttgtagATGATTGGagaatacttagagctgactcttatgtgtggaaaccttctggtggactcagagaggattcctttcacgctatgaCCGCAGtatttatttataacccttactaaatgtttttataagaaaagatgtaaaatctgttagcatctcttgtatataaatgtccactatgttaatgctccaccatgtccttaaattaatcctgcttcctctgtacctctgataacattgttatattccactgttataataaattgaggtaatattctggtactgtaataaagtgatgtaagaaatgatttaagaatattgtaagcttcattctctcatttatgatcttgatgaaaaaatatggattttttagtTCTTCGTtgtggtgtgctcgacagaactgcgtagtttagtgtcttctcttgagtacttagtgtttaATGGAGGACAAGTACTCCTGGAAGACATtggattagacggttctgccacagtaaaCGCCTAGTGGAGGTGTAAAACAGACTTGGAGGGGCTTTGTAAAGGCTttgtagtgaaccctgccgatctaccttggaagtgggtcaagaggctagctACGTCGGGCAAAAGGGCatcatgactcatggtgaaaaTGTGCAACctttgcagagtataaaactgatatatcaaccGTGTTCACGGTCAAGAGCAGCTTGGATTTCTTCGGAATTAGATGGCTCTGGTTAGTtggcttggatggaatccaagtgttggttGCTTGGATGGAATCCATGTGTGGTTTGGCTCGGATGGGATCCGATTGTGGTTCTGGTGGTTCTCCGAGGAGAAGGTGAATATCACATAGTAAATAGGTGCTAAGGTTCCTAAGGTATAATAGGATGTGTCGCTTAAGTGCTTGTGTCAAACTTGGTAAGCCTTTCCTTGAGTTGgcctcatgttatatttttctacacttgcggagtacatttcgatgtACTCACCTTTCTCTTTGTCCCCCTTGCTACCCCACTCAGTTGTTCAGACTAGAAGACGGAGTCTTAGAAGacgatgtttttcctgaagacgGTGTCGTTGCTAGGCTGGTGTACCCCCGGTTGGCTTCCTGCGGGGATGAAGACCCTGTTTCACTCGAACTCTGATGTAATTTTTGTTTTAGACCCTATGGTCATTTTGTAATATGTACGCTTTTGTAATAAACACTGCTATGTATCACTATTTTGTTGTTCCATGTATGATTAAACAAATCCTGGCATACATGTGAGTGCACTTGGTTTTGTCTATGAAAACCGGGTGTGACAGCATGGGTAGGGTGAATCGTTCAAAGCGGCGCGAAATCCGAGCAAGCGAGGCGTGCGACATGGAGCAGACGCGGGGCGTGGGGAGCTGCGTCAGAACGCTGGCCTAGGGTtagacgtccggacgctagcctgACCCATTGTAGTAAGTATGGACTTATGGTACGGTACTCACATTACCCGATAATAAGTAAGAGGTAATAGATAATAGTCGAAACAAACTGGACCATCTATTTTTTAGATTTTATATAAATTAGTTAAGTAAAAAAGTAACctagtagaaaaagaaaagaaaaactccCAAACCCCCCAAATATtggaagaaaaataaaagacggTGGCTCTTCCCATCTCCGTTGGTGTGCCAGTAAAAGGAAACAAACAACATGttcaaaagaaaaaaggaaacaaaCAACTTCCGAGTCCCCTAATCTCTCGGTATTATATTAATGATATGCAAAAGAAAAAGATCACTTGGTGCGCCAGAAAAAGGAAACAAATTAAACCGCTTCTGCATGCTCTAATTTAGGAATTATATTAATGACTAGCAAAATAATATAGATCACGCATGCATATGCAACAAAATAATATAGCATGCACCAATTTATAATAAAAACGATTTTTCTATATAAAACTTTCCTTATATGAGCTATTTTAAAATAAAATTATATAGAATATATTCATCTATTATCTCTTCGGAAATAATAGATGATCTGAACCATATGATCTAATTAAATAAAACGGCTCATTGCTTATTGTTATTTAGGAGTACCAAAGCAATAGACACAAATGAGCATGAGATATAATAACTCAAACcctaacaccccccccccccccccctcttcctAATCTGCCCCCACGTTAGGCCTTGCATGGATGcccatgtattcatctcaattcaCATGTGCTGAAGTGGATCGGAGTAGATTTAAactaagtttcattctaatccactccaacacacGTGGATTAAAGTAAATACACATGCATATAAACAAGACCTTATGCATTGTTTAGACGTAGTCGGATCCACATCAATCCAGATATATGTTGAGCTGGATTGGGTTGAAATTATCCGacaacatccaaacaagcccttaataTATAAGTTCTTCCAGAACCTTTTTACTTACTTCTTCTCTTAATTAATCCTCTAGATTCTGTATTCTTCTTTCATCAGACTGGATTATCGTTGCAGTGTGCAGTTTATTAGACCGTGacattgagagagagagagagagagagaggagtttAGGCCGTGACAGTACGGACTTACAATTCGTGTAGCCTCTCCTGGTTCCACCAGTGGCCCGTGTTGAACACCAAGATATCCGCGTCCTTCCACCGGGGAGCCCTGGGATCCATGACGCCCAGCTGGAGCGTGGTGACGACGTGCTTCGGCGAGCGGCGCGGCGGGCGGCCGCGGCGAACCAGGTACGGCGACCGGTAGTGCTCCACGGTGCAGTTGTAGTCGCGGAACCTGAAGGAGAGGAAGCCCTTGTGCTTGGTGATGGGGCTCCCGTTCTCCTCGTATATGGCGCCGCCCTGCTTGCCGTCGTCGTCGGCGACGGCCGAGGCGAGCATGCACAGCATGGACTCCCACTGGTTCCGCCCGATGGAGTCGCCCACGAACACCAGCCGCCGGTTCCGGAGGATCCCCAGCAGCCTCGCCGCGTCGAATCTGATATACATATACGTACTCCATATGAAGATCATGATCAAGGTAGTGAGAACGAGGACGAAGCCAGCGTGCGCACGGCTTCCAGGTGCAATAGATAGATATGCATGCACATGCTTGGGAGTTGGGAACCTTGGCAGCGCGCAGCGCCTCGGCCGCCATGCCCACTCGGCGTACTGGCCGTCCGGCCTGCCGTTCTCCCTGCACCGGAACCCCTCGTCGACGAACGGGCACTGCCCGGGGCCGTAGTGCCGCTCGGACTCGTCGGCGTCGCGCAGCACCCACTCCCCGTCCACGGACATGCCGCGGATCAGGTCGTCGTCCTCATCGCAGTATCTCCTGCCGTCGCCCACCGCTCCGtgaacggcggcggcgccggttGCCCTCATCACGAGCGCACCGGCCTCCCGATCCCGGCCGGCCGTGAGCGTGAGCGTGAGCCTCGCGTCGCCGCCGAGGCCCGAGGAAGCGGCGGCGATGAGCAgcgagagggaggagaggagcaCGCAGGTGGCCCACAGCGCGAGCTGCTGGTCTCCGCCGCCGGCCGCCTGCTGCAGCttcgccctcctccgcgcgctcGCCATCTCCATCGTCGCTTGCTAACAGCGGCGGCTCCTCCTCGCTGCATGCGGCATGGCACGTGTAGTGCGAGAGCGCACCGAGTGAACAAAGGCGGGCGAGCGGGGAGACGGCGGGGATCGTGTCTCTGTGGCGGCCTTGTTGCTGCCGTTCTTGTGATTGTGATGGATCCAGTGCAAGGGCGGTTGTTTTGTTCTCTCCTTGTTGGGCTACGCGGAAGAAAGAACCAAGAGAGGAGCCAGGCTGGCCGGCGACCGAGCGACAAATCCAAGGATGGAATGGAACCGACGAGTTGGCATTTGGCAGCGCCCTGCTTCTCCGTTGCATGAATAAATCAGTCTCGTACATTAATTAAGAGCAggaaaaaaagaataaatcagcaaaaaaaaaggaataaggccatgttcgcttcgctCAAAatccatggctgaaagtactattttgttgatttattgtgagataaAAACACTATTCGTTCGTtaaaatagtacggctcataagacaagcgaacaggacctAAATCAGTATCGTACATAGTTTGCTTCATCCGCGAGCGTATATACTACTTTATACATGTATAAAAAAAAGATAGAATTTAGTGTGTTTGGTTCGTGGAGTCACCATGTGCAGACGTGCTTCATGAGCTGATGCATGATGAGTTCATCCCATAAATTTTGGTGAAATCAACCCATTTCCCATGCTTATATTAATTGTTACCTTATAATGAATAATGTGGTGATAGATCAACTTATTCCATTCCACAAATCAAATACAAAAAATGAGTGAGAAGAAGGACTACCTCATTTCTCATAACCAAACACACACAGTCCAGGTCAAGGGCGTCGCTGTTTTGAGTTGAGACCCCGAGAtaccggcccggcccggcccataTTCGTAAGTGAAAATGATTATACTCCTCCCGACCTATCTGGCTAT
Above is a genomic segment from Miscanthus floridulus cultivar M001 chromosome 3, ASM1932011v1, whole genome shotgun sequence containing:
- the LOC136544623 gene encoding protein trichome birefringence-like 11, translated to MRATGAAAVHGAVGDGRRYCDEDDDLIRGMSVDGEWVLRDADESERHYGPGQCPFVDEGFRCRENGRPDGQYAEWAWRPRRCALPRFDAARLLGILRNRRLVFVGDSIGRNQWESMLCMLASAVADDDGKQGGAIYEENGSPITKHKGFLSFRFRDYNCTVEHYRSPYLVRRGRPPRRSPKHVVTTLQLGVMDPRAPRWKDADILVFNTGHWWNQERLHELGCYFQEGKTVRLNMSVENAYQRALKTLQKWVQKEVNTTKTLVVLRTYSPAHVSRASNGSGGWCRRETVPEQNTSRIALHRWPGLLNPSPAFIEAAAAAKQKKRRRPVMHVLNVTLMTAQRRDGHPSVYNVVRLPSPAGVQAQQEQVMRAADCSHWCLPGVPDAWNQLLYALILRSSMSGGSD